The Culex pipiens pallens isolate TS chromosome 2, TS_CPP_V2, whole genome shotgun sequence DNA window CGATGTAGTTGTTTCACGGTGTGCAGAATTGTTCATGTTTTTGTGATTCTTCTTCCATTCTCCGATTCcgagttctgattttttttctgtgtgtgtgtttttgtgtgttcaTTGCTCAGGTGGTGCTGAAAAGGCTGTGAGAGCAGTTAGTGGTGTACACAATCGGTGTGTAGTGTAGCGGATtttgtaattattatttttatgggAAAAGAAGCAactgcaacagcagcagcatcagcaacaTCAAGCAAAGCAGAGTGGATTAAATGAGTCTGGTGGGACGGGGAAGCAGAGTGGTGCTTGTTGGATGCAGAATCAGAATCTAGTGCGCGATAAATGAACAGGAATATGAAACGACAGCTGGAAAAGTTTAAGGAGGAGATCAAATCGAATCTGACGAGGTAAGAGACTTTATACAGCATGATTTCATATTACTCAAATCAACACTTGTCCAACCGAGTGCATTATGTGGGCGTACTTAAAACAAACCTTTACAGTCTGTGCTGCCCTTTAACCACAAGTTCATCGAGATCTGTTTCGCTTCATGGCCAGTGGTTTTAACTACTAGGTAGTTGTGCTGCACAACTAGGTTTGCAGTGAACCTTAAACAGGCGAACTAGTTTCAGAACGTGTTTCCCCGAAATTTTAATGCGTTTTTGTTTTGGTGTTGTGGTTTCGCTCTGTGAGTAGCTTTGTTTTGATTACCTCACACGCACTTAAGTTTTCGTTTTGTGCAGTTGACGACACTGGTTTATGGGTTTCATGAGATTTGTTGATGTTTATGCAGGCTAACTTGCTAACATCccgttgaggtttttttttgtaaatatgtaTATAAGTTGGATTTTTAATAAGAGTGATCGTGCCTAAaccataataataaaataacatattttattCTGAATTCTCCTTCCAAAGCTTTTCGTCAATCTTTGAATTAAGTGAAATCctttaataaacatttttgtataaTATTCAGTGCAAACCTTGAAATACTGTGCAGACTTTTTCAGTTAGAAttgccacatttttttcgttcaaagatatttaTATCGTTTACCTGATACAACCATCtgcctagagttttttttaaacgttcaataacaaaattttatttgattttttttgtgtttctgtaACCACTTTGagccaaacaaaaataaaattttgtttatcggaTCTTTTCGTtataaaatttcgaatttcaaaGCGTGTTTCACTTTAAAACTGATAGCGacagtttgaaaaattaatctatAATTCTTCCGGGCTAAGttaaactacacagaaaaaaaaaatcctgtaaatttacatcatttatgatgtaccaaaagtgcacgtcattaatgatgctaATTTACATGAACTTCATCGGAAATTTAAATGCCATCCGATGTAAACGTACCGAACAAAACTGTCacgaaaacatgtaaatttccgatgaaatctacgtaaatttacccaatccaaaaaatttttttgctccgTTGAATCTAGAATCTGATGTAATTTTTATTAGCATTGGGATGTGTTTTGCCTCGGCTGCACCGTTAAAATCCATGCTATTAGCTTTGTATTGAATAAATAAAGCATGTATTTGAAATGCAGCatgacaaaacataaaaataatgcaTATAAAAACTCATCAAAATCTAAATTCAACGGAGTAAAGATAAAAGAGCTGTGGAGATAATCAAGATTTACCTAAACAAATTTGcgactcaaatttgacttatgaTCAAGgatgtttaatttaacaaaTTGCACTAATTCTCTTgtattcttgattttttgtcgAAGAACGtattataataaataaaatcccATCGTACTCCTTTTTTCACGCGATTGGTAGTGCTGGTCGGTTGCTGCCAATTCCTCCGCCGCGATTGCATGTGACTGCTGGTTGCTTCCCAGGCAGGGTGGCATTCCAGGGCCCCATCCGTTTGGTGAATGGTTCTGGTACTTTCCGATCGGTCCGGGACATGGTTCGACAGTTTGCCGATTGATGGTTCTGCGAAGGTGGAATTGCCGAAAAGGACGATGTTTTGGGTTGGTGAAATGTTGCTTAGATTGCTTCCCGCGGCCTGTTTCATGTGGCTTTGGTAGGATGACTGAAGCAGATCCGAGCAGATCTGAGATGCCTACGCGTCTAACATTGAGGCATGTGGCCTCAAACTTTCTTCCAACGGTGGTGGATGATCGCGCGAGTTCATCAAACTACCGTAGTCTACGGATCTGGCCGGTCCAATTTCTCAGATCTGGACGATGTGTTGATGATTGGCTAGCCCGCTCGGCGGGGGACCTGCTATGGAGATTTGATGACGTTCTACCCATTTGACGACGGATTCGGCCGGGCTGAAATTGCTGTTGCAAGTGTCGCAGCATGTGGCCACTGCTATTCGTGTCGTTGTGCTGCTCGATGCTTTGGAGCTGATCGGCGATGATACGTCAGTTCCACAGTAACCTGGTGCCTTCGACGCACCCACCTGAgaggagaaacaaaaaaaaacgttcaactCGTGAACTTCTCCCTAACCACTAACTAATCCTACCTGCAGCGGTTCGTCCTTGAGCACAAACGGCAACGCAATGTGATCCACCGGGTCCGGTTACGTGTCCATGACCCCGACCTTCTCCGTCCACGCCGCCGACTTGCGACGCTTGATAGTGGTGGTGCCCTGCGGATGCTGCTGCTAAAGAGGAAGAAGCAAACGAAGTTGGTATTCCGCTGTCGATTAGACCGGCGCTGCTGCTGGTGTCGATATTGTTACTGCCGCGTAAGAAGTGGGCGCGTTATGAAGTACTTACGAAACTGTAATATTGGCGCGAGCTGGAGGTTGTCCGATTTTGGTGATTTATCTGCTTGAGACGGATCCGATATGGGCCCGTGGAGTTGGTGCTGAAGGCTGAACCACATCGGCCTTCGACACCGGGGTATCTAAAGAAGCTTGCTTGTTGGGCGCTGGAATAGGTGATGTTGAGACTGAAGGCGCAGCTGAGACCATCGTAGAAGATCCTGGGGAAGATTACGTTGGCTGGGTGTAGCTGGCCGTTGGCGTGGCCGATGAAGAAGAGACGTATTGTAAGTGACCAACTTGGCAAACATTCCATCGGCTGCAGTTGGGTTGGGTTGCACCACTTTTGTTAGAGTTGGCCAATCATTGAATCGTGCTGGTGTCGGCAATTAACGCAGGCGTGGTGGAAGTTTTGGCCACCGAACTCTAAAACCGAATCTCGTCTAAGGAGCCGCCGCAACTGGCGTTGGCACAGGCACCGATCCAAACGCCGCATAGTCGGCAAAGTCATTTCCACCGGCAGCTGGTTTGCTCACCAGCGACGCCCCAAACACCTCCAAAACCTAACTTCTGCTTCGGCACTTCAGCAGCAGCAAGTTCGTCCGCGGTAGGTGGATTAAAATTGTCCAGTTGGCCGAGGCTGCCAACCGACTGCGGGCTGGGACACATTTTGAACAGATTGTACGCGGTCCTCGTCGCGTCGTGCGTCACGAGCATCTCCCCGGCGTAGGTGTTTCGGTGAGTTGCTGCTGCCGACAGCTGAGCTCGATTTGCAAAAGCTGATGGCGTCTGAAGCGTGCGAGTGGGCAAAATGGAAAGATGATTGTCTCGTAGCTGACTCTTGGAGTAGTATCTGAAGGAATGGAGGGAAATAAGGAAGGTTACATTATAagtaacttttatgaaaaaaaagtttgagtatttCTGTCAACTTACCGGTTAGCTGACGGTCCAATCGCGGAAACTGATTGAACCCGAGGTGCTGCGGTCATCGATACTACAAGCAGTCGCAGTTGCAGCTTCCGTCGGACCACCATTTGGACACCACCCAGTGGGAGTGGGTTTGCGCAGGAGGATAAACCCCAACTCCTTCCCCCACGACAGGTCCGCGAACCAATTCCGACCATCCGCGTTGACCCAGCGAACCAGTTCCGACCGTCCGCGGCGAATTCCGTGATCACTTACGAAGTTCTGTTGAAAGAAAGCGTGTTTTCATTTTCCGACCAAtttgaaatgtcaaaacaaaGGATTATTTTTCTCTTCCGTCTGGGATTGCACCTTCCGGATTGTCCGGAAGAGACAAAAACAGAGAGAAAACTAATTCCTCCAACATATTTTGCAACGTCCGAACAATTTTTTTGGCCATCCGAATTGTCCGGACGTTGCAAAATATGTTGGAGAAGGAAGTTTTTTGCCTCTTCCGGACAACCCGGAAGGTGCAAATCCAGACGGAGGAGAAATATAATCCGCAAGGTGCATAACTGTATTTGCCCCTTTGAGACCACCCAGAACTAGATCCGGAAAGTTTGAAATGCAATTTTACAAGAACTTACCTGTATCTAACTGAACTCAGCAGCAAAACTTGCGGAAAACTAAAACGTCATTAAAAATGACAAGTTCGGCTTTTGAACTGCCGTTTGAGTAAACAATCCACTCAAAATCAAGTTTAGAAAACCACTCATTTTCAGTTCGAGATCCGAACTTGATTTTGGGT harbors:
- the LOC120424985 gene encoding uncharacterized protein LOC120424985 translates to MVGIGSRTCRGGRSWGLSSCANPLPLGGVQMVVRRKLQLRLLVVSMTAAPRVQSVSAIGPSANRYYSKSQLRDNHLSILPTRTLQTPSAFANRAQLSAAATHRNTYAGEMLVTHDATRTAYNLFKMCPSPQSVGSLGQLDNFNPPTADELAAAEVPKQKLGFGGVWGVAGEQTSCRWK